One stretch of Vibrio kanaloae DNA includes these proteins:
- the nrfD gene encoding NrfD/PsrC family molybdoenzyme membrane anchor subunit, with translation MNITEVLVPAQEMAWLPWAVQYFFYIGSAYAAAILFLIALIFKDSTSHQFRSALVLVMAIGGIVGPLALTGDLHQPGRAWHFYAHITPWSWMWVGSLFLPLFSGLAVATAWVYLRDDIAQLKESENPLLKRLSWLTLGQWQVSTKLMIALAAVTAVSGLSIALYTGAEIAILASRPLWHQPASPLLWFSTAFFAAIGLALLIWALLPSSEPNLKTTDLSLIQKTITLTGGLAIILTSIWASNHGHFNLYENDTWGINLGIMTTSILLCMILVLPLQRLSRSKLGIVCIALATILSAWAVRWVTMMEVQTIPRFDVGPFPYELPMGSAGLLGIAGMCGLWLALALFASEIVSTKALSVKSAHKASSPLNRSHSL, from the coding sequence ATGAATATCACTGAGGTGTTAGTTCCCGCTCAAGAAATGGCTTGGCTACCGTGGGCGGTTCAATATTTTTTCTACATTGGTTCGGCTTACGCGGCCGCTATTCTGTTTTTGATTGCACTGATATTCAAAGACTCAACCAGTCACCAATTCCGATCAGCGCTTGTGCTTGTCATGGCGATTGGCGGGATTGTTGGACCACTCGCGCTAACAGGTGACTTACACCAACCGGGACGCGCATGGCATTTTTATGCTCACATCACACCTTGGTCGTGGATGTGGGTGGGTTCTCTGTTTCTGCCTCTATTTTCAGGCCTTGCTGTTGCTACCGCGTGGGTTTACCTACGTGACGACATCGCACAGCTTAAAGAGAGTGAAAATCCACTTTTAAAACGCTTGTCTTGGCTTACGCTAGGCCAATGGCAGGTTTCAACCAAGCTAATGATTGCACTCGCTGCTGTGACGGCTGTATCGGGCTTAAGCATTGCGCTTTACACCGGTGCCGAGATTGCAATTTTGGCGAGCCGACCACTTTGGCACCAACCTGCATCTCCGCTACTTTGGTTCTCCACGGCATTCTTTGCCGCAATAGGTTTAGCGCTATTGATTTGGGCTCTTTTGCCATCAAGTGAACCAAACCTAAAAACAACCGATCTATCACTGATACAGAAAACCATTACCTTAACAGGTGGCCTTGCCATCATTCTCACATCAATTTGGGCATCTAACCATGGCCACTTCAACCTATATGAGAACGACACGTGGGGCATCAATTTAGGCATTATGACCACGAGCATTTTGCTGTGCATGATTTTAGTTCTACCACTGCAGCGCCTGTCGCGAAGCAAGCTTGGAATCGTCTGTATTGCGCTTGCGACCATCCTTTCAGCATGGGCGGTACGTTGGGTCACCATGATGGAAGTTCAAACCATTCCACGTTTTGATGTGGGCCCATTCCCTTATGAACTGCCTATGGGGAGCGCAGGTTTACTCGGCATTGCTGGTATGTGTGGTCTTTGGTTAGCACTTGCGCTGTTCGCTTCTGAAATCGTATCAACAAAAGCCCTATCGGTTAAATCAGCTCATAAAGCATCGTCACCACTTAACCGCTCACATAGCTTGTAG
- a CDS encoding copper chaperone PCu(A)C — translation MKLKALALAGLLLTPFAQASSDIMVHDAYARATPPSAVNSAVFTTLMNHSDRERAIVSATTPAAGKVELHDVIMDGDVMKMRQVQEIIIPANGEAVLKPGSLHIMLFDLASSLKEGEQIEMTLTFANGETQTFDAPVKKVMSGMKKMNHYHH, via the coding sequence ATGAAGTTAAAAGCACTTGCTCTAGCAGGCTTATTGCTCACCCCTTTTGCTCAGGCTAGTAGCGATATTATGGTTCATGATGCGTACGCTCGTGCAACCCCGCCTTCAGCAGTGAACAGCGCGGTGTTCACGACTCTGATGAACCACAGCGATAGAGAACGCGCTATTGTTTCTGCAACAACACCGGCAGCAGGTAAAGTAGAACTTCATGATGTAATCATGGATGGCGATGTTATGAAAATGCGCCAAGTTCAAGAGATCATCATCCCTGCGAACGGTGAAGCAGTACTTAAACCTGGTAGCCTACACATCATGTTGTTCGACCTAGCAAGCAGCCTAAAAGAAGGTGAGCAAATCGAGATGACACTGACCTTCGCCAACGGTGAAACGCAGACCTTCGATGCGCCAGTTAAGAAAGTAATGAGCGGCATGAAGAAGATGAACCACTATCATCACTAA
- a CDS encoding tetratricopeptide repeat protein, producing MGIAIGATALSLILVAVWLISLSLRKQRLEQERKARAVAYRKAIEKARIQEQKERHFKAETGHVPSILYLAKEAERNNIKEALYWYDKAAHLDNVNGMYGIVRLSMKRKEDLILKEKANFWQLAISALDNDLAAKFEMGKALVFGRGTDKNIPKGYTCIEESAAGGNSEAMLFMGDWCLDKENPDYSAENAVEWYHKAADKNSLEGKIKLGSCYLNGIGVESNHGEAIYWFETAAEKNSAEAMFRAGEAWIDHGENGNAIAYIWLFLSAHFGYSDAKHLRDKVGGELGVDAVVGLQALTKPIMTKLTQEAITKHSIIKALNKLYKRNIPIPKKVKEVLDEEDTDLSVDGSHIKTKELSESISNVDYSQQQMNTGQALTDKQANQNSDPLDFSQPVVESNWNRNQ from the coding sequence ATGGGAATCGCAATTGGTGCGACGGCTCTTTCGTTAATACTTGTGGCCGTTTGGCTGATCTCTCTATCGCTAAGAAAACAGCGCTTGGAACAGGAACGTAAAGCGCGTGCAGTCGCTTACCGAAAAGCGATTGAAAAAGCGCGTATACAAGAGCAAAAAGAGCGCCACTTCAAAGCTGAAACCGGTCATGTTCCGTCGATTCTGTATTTGGCGAAAGAGGCCGAACGTAACAATATCAAGGAAGCTCTGTATTGGTACGATAAAGCGGCGCACTTAGATAATGTCAACGGTATGTACGGTATTGTACGCCTTAGTATGAAGCGTAAAGAAGACCTAATTTTAAAAGAAAAAGCCAATTTTTGGCAACTTGCTATATCTGCATTAGACAATGATCTGGCTGCGAAATTTGAGATGGGTAAAGCGCTCGTCTTTGGCCGTGGAACGGATAAAAACATCCCCAAGGGCTACACCTGTATCGAAGAGTCAGCAGCTGGTGGCAATAGCGAAGCAATGCTGTTTATGGGGGACTGGTGTCTAGACAAAGAAAATCCGGACTATTCAGCCGAGAATGCAGTCGAGTGGTATCACAAAGCGGCGGACAAGAATAGTTTAGAAGGTAAGATTAAGCTTGGTTCGTGTTATTTGAATGGTATTGGCGTTGAATCCAATCATGGTGAGGCCATATATTGGTTTGAGACTGCGGCGGAAAAAAACAGTGCCGAAGCGATGTTTAGAGCCGGTGAGGCTTGGATCGATCATGGTGAAAACGGTAACGCTATTGCTTATATTTGGCTCTTCTTATCGGCTCATTTCGGATATTCCGATGCGAAACATTTGAGAGACAAAGTGGGTGGTGAGCTTGGTGTGGATGCAGTGGTGGGCTTACAAGCTCTGACTAAGCCAATAATGACTAAGTTAACTCAAGAAGCGATAACCAAGCACTCAATCATCAAAGCGCTCAATAAGCTCTACAAACGTAATATACCTATCCCAAAGAAAGTGAAAGAAGTGCTTGATGAAGAAGATACCGATTTAAGTGTCGATGGTAGTCATATAAAGACTAAAGAGCTTAGTGAATCAATTTCTAACGTTGATTACAGCCAACAGCAGATGAATACAGGTCAAGCATTAACAGATAAACAAGCTAACCAGAATAGCGACCCTCTGGACTTCAGTCAGCCAGTTGTTGAGTCTAACTGGAACAGAAATCAATAG
- the dsrO gene encoding sulfate reduction electron transfer complex DsrMKJOP subunit DsrO, translating into MDSLKRRFLSQFGKVSAGAALIPITGINTAVASTAIRNNNQPDRKGEVGKRYAMAVDLRKCVGCQACTVGCSVENQAPIGQFRTTVKQYEVSLDDGSTTQQEVKSFMLPRLCNHCDDAPCIKVCPVQATFQREDGIVMVDNERCVACAYCVQACPYDARFINNDTLTADKCTFCAHRLEDGLLPACVETCVGGARVIGDLKDPNSEINRLLNENQDDIKVLKPEQNTNPHVFYIGMNERFVSHIEGQPAIYDPAAIDNLSSSKQELAIATQGKQGETA; encoded by the coding sequence ATGGACTCATTGAAAAGACGGTTTCTCAGCCAATTCGGCAAGGTTTCCGCTGGTGCTGCGCTCATTCCCATCACCGGAATCAACACCGCAGTCGCAAGCACAGCCATTCGCAATAACAACCAACCTGACCGCAAAGGCGAAGTAGGTAAACGCTACGCCATGGCGGTTGATTTACGTAAATGCGTTGGCTGTCAGGCGTGCACTGTTGGCTGTAGCGTTGAAAACCAAGCGCCAATTGGCCAGTTCAGAACCACCGTAAAACAGTATGAAGTCTCCCTTGATGATGGTTCGACTACTCAACAAGAGGTGAAGTCATTCATGTTGCCTCGTCTGTGTAACCACTGCGACGATGCTCCGTGCATTAAGGTTTGTCCTGTTCAAGCGACCTTCCAACGCGAAGACGGCATTGTAATGGTCGACAACGAACGTTGCGTAGCTTGTGCTTACTGTGTTCAAGCCTGTCCTTACGACGCTCGCTTCATCAATAACGACACCCTTACCGCAGACAAATGTACCTTCTGTGCACACCGCCTTGAAGATGGCTTACTGCCCGCTTGTGTCGAAACCTGTGTTGGTGGTGCGCGCGTTATTGGTGACCTCAAAGACCCAAACAGCGAGATCAACCGCCTGCTTAATGAAAACCAAGACGACATCAAGGTGCTCAAGCCAGAGCAAAATACCAACCCACATGTTTTCTATATCGGCATGAACGAGCGTTTCGTTAGCCATATCGAAGGTCAGCCTGCGATTTATGATCCAGCCGCCATTGATAACTTGTCCTCTAGCAAACAAGAACTGGCAATCGCGACACAAGGTAAACAAGGAGAGACAGCATGA
- a CDS encoding response regulator transcription factor — MSELHQTLPVYVVDDDESMRDSLVFLLKEHDFTVSAYEDGPNFLDSVDLSAPGCVILDSRMPEMRGQQVHELMVKAQSPLSVIYLTGHGDVPMAVEALQSGAVNFFQKPVKGGELSEAIKQGLEASEKNLHMNVYRQAYASLTEREIDILKQIIDGKRNQKIADELCIAMRTVEVHRASLMKKFSAKTVAELAYIYGQLT; from the coding sequence ATGTCAGAACTTCATCAAACGTTGCCGGTTTATGTGGTTGATGACGATGAGTCGATGCGTGACTCATTGGTGTTCTTATTGAAAGAGCATGATTTTACAGTGTCAGCTTATGAAGATGGCCCGAACTTTCTAGATTCTGTCGACTTGAGTGCTCCGGGGTGTGTAATTTTGGATAGCAGAATGCCAGAGATGAGAGGGCAGCAAGTCCATGAGTTGATGGTGAAAGCGCAGAGTCCATTGTCGGTGATTTATCTGACGGGTCATGGTGATGTACCAATGGCGGTGGAAGCCTTGCAATCGGGCGCGGTGAACTTCTTCCAAAAGCCGGTGAAAGGTGGTGAATTGTCCGAGGCAATCAAGCAAGGATTAGAGGCTTCTGAAAAGAATCTTCATATGAATGTGTATCGCCAAGCTTATGCGTCGTTGACCGAGCGTGAAATCGACATTCTTAAGCAGATCATTGACGGCAAGCGTAACCAGAAAATCGCTGACGAGTTGTGTATCGCGATGAGAACGGTAGAAGTACACCGAGCGAGTTTAATGAAGAAATTTTCTGCAAAAACGGTTGCTGAGTTGGCATATATTTATGGACAGTTAACTTAA
- a CDS encoding tetrathionate reductase subunit A, with translation MDNKRRQFLKTGLAAGGVGAFAAGYATTTKHMVHGAIDGTAGKKTNHIHHGNSLETEYSVDEQGKISPNPNQRVAPSMCFGCWTLCGLRVRIDNRNDEILRISGNPYHPLSNDQHIPFTTPVKDAYIGLSGESGINNRSTACARGNGMLEIQNSPYRITQPLKRVGKRGEGKWEPISYEQLISEITEGGDLFGEGEVEGLRSIRDIETPLDPNNPEYGPKANQLLVTNAGNEGRDDILKRFAFNSYGTRNFGHHGSYCGYAFRAGSGAIMNDLDKFSHLKPDFNNAEFILFIGMSPAQAGNPFKRQARQLAEARTNGKLSYTIVTPSLPAGSSSLAAGDRNNWLPIKPGTDSALVLGMIQWIIENQRYNHDFLSRPSAQAMQKAGTTHWCNASHLVISDETHPQNGRMLRTSDIGLLETGEPLSDDDGFITLDVTTSLLTSHIQVDEAALFVDQDVEIDGQTVRVKSSLQRLKEEAFKYDLAYYSEQCEIPQDQIIALAKRFTSYGTKAVVDTHGGNMHTNGFYNSFSILMLNALIGNINAKGGAMAKAGGYPTSVAGPRYDFTKFKGKTKPQGVFLSRSKFPYHKTSEYKRRIAAGESPYPTRAPWYPISAPLLTEHLSAAIDGYPYRAKAWINHMANPLYGVPGLDNLLGEKLKDPKQLGLIVSIDAFINETTALSDYLVPDTVTYESWGMATPWHGVATKTITARWPIVEPKTSRTQDGRAINLENFFIDVAKTLGLGGFGDNAIKDSQGNWHGIHSAEDFYLRSAANLAFVKGGVPNVDAEDIVWSGLERLVPVMNKTLKPEEMLKVAYIFARGGRFEDATNAYTSETMKYKWTKPLAIWNEKLGTSRNTISGEQYMGCPTWYPQKLADGTPLAEQFPVKEWPFTLTNFKSNIHSAVSNLSPRLESIKGVNPVYIHPQDASSAGIKTGDVFAIETPSSTTQALAMVIDGIKPGTLGFEHGFGHKELGERAHWIGDTQQPVKMKSNDGVNINDIGLIDPTREGKGVMLDWVVGAAARQALPAKIYKV, from the coding sequence ATGGATAACAAACGTCGTCAATTTTTGAAAACAGGCCTTGCTGCCGGTGGTGTTGGAGCTTTTGCTGCAGGTTATGCGACAACCACAAAACACATGGTTCACGGTGCTATCGATGGCACCGCGGGTAAAAAAACCAACCACATCCACCACGGTAATTCATTAGAGACGGAATACAGTGTCGATGAACAAGGTAAGATCTCACCAAATCCAAACCAACGTGTTGCACCCTCTATGTGTTTTGGTTGCTGGACACTGTGTGGTCTACGTGTACGGATCGATAATCGTAATGACGAGATCTTACGTATCTCGGGCAACCCGTATCACCCGCTATCAAACGACCAACATATCCCCTTCACAACGCCTGTAAAAGACGCCTACATTGGCTTGTCTGGTGAATCGGGCATCAATAACCGCTCGACTGCCTGCGCCCGTGGTAACGGTATGTTAGAGATTCAAAACAGCCCATACCGAATCACTCAACCGCTCAAACGTGTCGGTAAACGTGGTGAAGGCAAGTGGGAGCCAATCAGTTACGAGCAGCTAATCTCTGAAATCACCGAAGGTGGTGACTTGTTCGGCGAAGGCGAAGTGGAAGGATTGCGTTCGATTCGTGACATCGAAACACCACTCGACCCGAATAACCCTGAATACGGACCAAAAGCCAACCAATTACTAGTGACGAATGCCGGTAATGAAGGCCGTGACGACATCTTGAAGCGCTTTGCATTCAACAGTTACGGTACTCGCAACTTCGGTCACCACGGCTCTTACTGTGGTTACGCGTTCCGCGCAGGTTCAGGTGCAATCATGAACGATCTAGACAAGTTCTCGCATTTAAAGCCCGACTTCAACAACGCTGAGTTCATTCTGTTCATCGGTATGTCTCCGGCTCAAGCGGGTAACCCGTTTAAGCGTCAAGCACGACAACTTGCTGAAGCTCGCACGAACGGAAAGCTAAGCTACACCATAGTGACACCAAGCCTTCCTGCAGGGTCATCAAGCCTCGCGGCGGGCGATCGCAACAACTGGCTGCCGATCAAGCCGGGCACCGATTCAGCATTAGTTCTGGGCATGATCCAATGGATCATCGAAAACCAGCGCTACAATCACGACTTCTTGTCTCGCCCAAGCGCACAAGCGATGCAGAAAGCTGGCACCACACACTGGTGTAATGCATCTCACCTTGTTATCAGCGACGAAACACACCCACAAAACGGGCGCATGCTTCGCACATCGGATATTGGTTTGCTAGAAACGGGCGAACCACTATCTGACGATGACGGATTCATCACGCTCGATGTGACAACGTCACTATTAACATCACATATTCAAGTAGATGAAGCAGCTCTGTTTGTCGATCAAGACGTAGAGATCGATGGTCAGACCGTTCGTGTTAAGTCTTCTCTACAAAGGTTGAAAGAAGAAGCCTTCAAATATGACCTTGCTTACTACAGCGAGCAGTGTGAAATCCCGCAAGACCAAATTATTGCACTAGCAAAACGCTTCACTAGCTACGGAACGAAAGCCGTTGTCGATACCCACGGTGGCAACATGCACACCAACGGCTTCTACAACTCGTTCTCTATCTTAATGTTGAACGCGCTGATCGGTAACATCAACGCAAAAGGCGGTGCGATGGCGAAAGCGGGCGGCTACCCAACTTCGGTCGCAGGTCCTCGTTACGACTTTACTAAGTTCAAGGGTAAGACTAAGCCTCAAGGCGTGTTCTTATCTCGCAGTAAATTCCCGTATCACAAAACCAGCGAATACAAACGTCGTATTGCAGCCGGAGAATCACCCTACCCGACACGCGCGCCGTGGTACCCAATCTCTGCGCCGCTTTTAACTGAGCACTTATCAGCTGCCATTGATGGCTACCCCTACCGAGCAAAAGCGTGGATCAACCACATGGCGAACCCACTTTATGGGGTTCCGGGTTTAGACAACTTGTTGGGTGAGAAGCTTAAAGATCCAAAACAGCTTGGCTTGATAGTCTCTATCGATGCCTTCATCAATGAGACCACAGCGTTATCGGATTACCTCGTGCCAGACACAGTGACCTACGAAAGCTGGGGCATGGCCACACCGTGGCATGGCGTCGCAACTAAAACGATCACCGCTCGTTGGCCGATTGTTGAACCGAAAACCTCACGCACTCAAGACGGGCGCGCCATCAACCTAGAGAATTTCTTTATTGATGTGGCGAAAACGCTTGGCTTAGGTGGCTTTGGCGACAACGCAATTAAAGATAGCCAAGGTAACTGGCACGGTATTCATAGCGCTGAAGATTTCTACCTGCGCTCAGCGGCTAACTTGGCATTCGTAAAAGGCGGCGTGCCGAATGTCGATGCTGAAGATATCGTTTGGTCTGGTTTAGAACGCCTAGTACCCGTGATGAACAAAACGCTCAAACCAGAAGAGATGCTTAAAGTGGCGTATATCTTTGCGCGTGGCGGTCGTTTTGAAGACGCAACCAATGCGTACACCAGTGAAACCATGAAGTACAAATGGACCAAACCATTGGCTATCTGGAATGAAAAGCTTGGCACCTCTCGCAACACCATTAGTGGCGAACAGTACATGGGTTGTCCGACATGGTACCCACAAAAGCTGGCAGACGGCACACCTTTGGCAGAGCAGTTCCCAGTAAAAGAGTGGCCGTTCACCCTGACTAACTTTAAATCCAACATTCACAGTGCAGTGTCTAACTTGTCACCACGCTTAGAGTCCATCAAAGGCGTGAACCCGGTTTACATTCACCCACAAGACGCCTCTTCAGCAGGCATCAAAACCGGTGACGTATTTGCCATTGAAACACCGAGCTCAACCACACAGGCATTGGCGATGGTTATTGATGGTATCAAGCCGGGCACATTAGGTTTTGAACACGGCTTTGGCCATAAAGAACTCGGTGAGCGTGCACACTGGATTGGTGACACGCAGCAACCAGTAAAAATGAAGTCGAACGATGGCGTTAACATCAATGATATAGGCTTGATTGACCCGACGAGAGAAGGCAAAGGCGTCATGCTCGATTGGGTTGTGGGCGCAGCAGCAAGGCAAGCGCTTCCGGCTAAGATCTACAAAGTGTAA
- a CDS encoding sensor histidine kinase — MSVRKLMTIVSLCWLSLTSGACFAARSEQAIVAPSPSPSPSLTEPDQIIEVGVLATRGKLSARQRWQPTMDWLSERIPGKHFVLKPFNLEEMAEAVKDVNVDFVVTNPGQAVRLGRQYALSWIATMTSHNYDDQGVSSTRSIGSALVVRRMSPYISFEQLSGKPIAAVSENAFGGYLTMRYQIMQEGLNPNHFFSNTQFLGFPIDASLYQLREGHIEAAVVPVCLVESMISEGLLVAGQYRIIGNQAPEGFRCQVSTPLYPNWSFAKTERASSALAKQMSQVLFSMAKSSAPAIAANASGWTSPTSLLSIDKLYQQLDMHPLQQPWWKEALIWLKYNQQWAWAFFILVVLLNAYHFWLEYKFSRSKKQLEATLHKLKSKSEQLEHSQRIAVVGELGSSLAHEINQPLAAIRNYSEGGLLRVSKNKPLTDIEPVFEKIQSQVDRADAIIQRLRNMIKKRSSEKSQTDIEQLLTDTIELLQFRLQKHNITIKRYAVGQPITLYIDPVGIQQVIVNLINNATDACNIQQQREHSAMSDINNKNGKLATIKVITEYQPDKMMLSVIDNGTGLDLAEQQVTQAFVSSKENGLGLGLSICQDVIEDHSGKMAIVSLAPHGCHVEVTLPFSLSNDS, encoded by the coding sequence GTGAGCGTTCGAAAACTAATGACAATCGTTAGCCTTTGTTGGTTAAGCCTAACCTCAGGTGCGTGTTTCGCGGCTCGATCTGAACAAGCGATAGTAGCCCCAAGCCCAAGCCCAAGCCCAAGCCTCACTGAACCCGACCAGATTATCGAAGTTGGCGTGTTAGCAACTCGAGGTAAGCTTTCGGCGCGGCAACGCTGGCAACCAACAATGGATTGGTTGTCTGAGCGAATCCCAGGTAAGCACTTTGTCCTCAAACCATTTAACTTGGAAGAGATGGCCGAAGCGGTGAAAGACGTCAACGTCGATTTTGTTGTCACCAACCCGGGGCAGGCGGTGCGATTAGGGCGTCAGTATGCGCTCTCTTGGATAGCAACCATGACCAGTCACAATTACGACGATCAAGGTGTGAGCAGCACGCGCAGTATCGGTTCCGCATTGGTGGTGAGAAGAATGTCACCTTATATCTCTTTTGAACAATTGAGCGGAAAGCCAATTGCTGCCGTGTCAGAAAATGCGTTTGGTGGTTACCTGACTATGCGTTATCAAATAATGCAAGAGGGGCTCAATCCCAACCACTTTTTCTCTAATACTCAGTTCTTAGGTTTTCCTATTGATGCCAGCTTATACCAGCTGCGAGAAGGGCACATTGAAGCGGCTGTGGTACCTGTGTGTTTAGTTGAGAGCATGATCAGCGAAGGTTTGCTAGTCGCTGGCCAATATCGAATTATCGGCAATCAAGCGCCTGAAGGATTCCGATGCCAAGTGTCTACGCCGTTGTACCCTAACTGGTCGTTTGCCAAAACAGAAAGAGCCTCTTCAGCACTGGCTAAACAAATGAGTCAGGTGCTGTTTTCAATGGCAAAGAGCAGTGCACCCGCCATTGCGGCAAATGCTTCGGGTTGGACGTCACCGACAAGCCTGCTCTCGATAGACAAGCTCTATCAACAACTCGACATGCACCCACTGCAACAGCCTTGGTGGAAAGAAGCGTTAATCTGGCTTAAGTACAACCAGCAGTGGGCGTGGGCGTTCTTTATTCTTGTCGTATTACTGAATGCTTACCATTTTTGGTTGGAATATAAATTTAGCCGCAGTAAAAAACAGTTAGAAGCCACGTTGCACAAGTTAAAAAGTAAGAGTGAGCAGCTCGAGCATTCGCAACGGATCGCGGTAGTCGGTGAGTTGGGAAGCAGTTTGGCGCACGAAATCAATCAGCCTCTGGCAGCGATTCGTAACTATAGCGAAGGTGGTTTACTGCGGGTTTCGAAGAACAAACCATTGACCGATATTGAACCTGTGTTCGAGAAAATTCAGTCTCAAGTGGATCGTGCTGATGCGATCATTCAACGCTTAAGAAACATGATTAAGAAACGCTCATCTGAGAAGTCTCAGACCGACATCGAGCAGCTACTCACAGACACCATTGAGTTGCTGCAATTTCGATTACAGAAGCACAATATAACTATTAAACGCTACGCGGTCGGACAGCCTATTACTTTGTATATTGATCCTGTGGGCATACAACAAGTAATTGTAAACCTGATCAATAATGCGACAGATGCGTGTAACATACAGCAGCAACGCGAACACAGCGCGATGTCTGATATTAATAACAAAAACGGCAAGCTTGCGACAATTAAAGTGATTACCGAGTATCAACCGGATAAAATGATGTTGTCGGTTATTGATAACGGAACGGGGTTAGATCTTGCCGAGCAACAAGTTACCCAAGCCTTTGTGAGCAGTAAAGAAAATGGCTTGGGATTAGGGCTTTCGATTTGCCAAGACGTGATTGAAGACCACAGTGGTAAAATGGCCATTGTGTCACTTGCTCCTCATGGCTGTCACGTTGAGGTAACGTTACCTTTTTCTCTTTCAAATGATTCATAA
- the sstT gene encoding serine/threonine transporter SstT produces the protein MQNSNILARIARGNLVLQILAGIVFGVVLAMVSPSAAQDAGLLGSLFVGALKAVAPILVFILVAASIANQKKGQHTHMRPIIVLYLIGTFSAALTAVVLSFMFPTTLTLVAGAEGANPPQGIAEVLHTLLFKLVDNPVSALMNANYIGILAWAIGLGLALHHASATTKAVFEDLSHSVSHIVRFIIRLAPFGIFGLVSTTFATTGFDALASYGQLLAVLLSSMLIIALVVNPLLVFVKTKQNPYPLVLQCIRESGVTAFFTRSSAANIPVNMNLCKKLNLDEDTYSVSIPLGATINMAGAAITITVLTLAAVHTMGIEIDIFTAILLSLVAAVSACGASGVAGGSLLLIPLACGLFGISNDVAMQVVAVGFIIGVIQDSAETALNSSTDVVFTAAVCKAEQNKAQ, from the coding sequence ATGCAAAATAGCAACATACTCGCCCGCATCGCTCGTGGGAACCTTGTCCTACAGATCCTTGCAGGTATTGTTTTCGGTGTCGTTCTCGCCATGGTTTCTCCTTCAGCAGCTCAAGATGCAGGTCTACTCGGTAGTCTGTTTGTTGGTGCTTTGAAAGCAGTTGCCCCCATTTTAGTTTTCATTCTTGTCGCTGCTTCTATCGCAAACCAAAAGAAAGGTCAGCATACCCATATGCGTCCAATCATTGTTCTATACCTGATTGGTACGTTCTCTGCTGCACTTACAGCTGTAGTGTTGAGCTTCATGTTCCCAACCACTTTGACACTGGTTGCGGGCGCTGAAGGTGCCAACCCTCCTCAAGGTATTGCTGAAGTTCTTCATACGCTTCTATTCAAACTTGTAGATAACCCAGTTAGTGCGCTAATGAACGCGAACTACATCGGTATTCTTGCTTGGGCAATCGGCCTTGGCCTTGCACTGCACCACGCATCTGCAACAACTAAAGCGGTTTTCGAAGATTTAAGCCACAGTGTTTCACACATTGTTCGCTTCATTATTCGTCTTGCACCCTTCGGTATCTTCGGTCTTGTTTCAACGACATTCGCAACAACGGGCTTCGATGCTCTAGCAAGCTACGGTCAACTACTAGCGGTTCTACTAAGCTCAATGCTGATCATCGCACTTGTGGTTAACCCTCTGCTTGTATTTGTGAAAACAAAACAGAACCCATACCCACTCGTACTGCAATGTATTCGTGAATCTGGCGTAACAGCATTCTTCACTCGTTCAAGTGCTGCAAACATCCCAGTAAACATGAACCTTTGTAAGAAGCTAAACCTAGACGAAGATACTTACTCTGTATCTATCCCTCTAGGCGCAACAATCAACATGGCGGGTGCTGCAATTACCATCACAGTGTTAACACTTGCAGCGGTACACACTATGGGTATTGAAATTGATATCTTCACTGCGATTCTACTAAGCCTTGTGGCTGCGGTATCTGCATGTGGCGCTTCTGGTGTTGCTGGCGGTTCACTACTGCTTATCCCACTAGCATGTGGCCTATTCGGTATTTCTAACGATGTGGCTATGCAGGTTGTTGCAGTAGGTTTCATTATCGGTGTGATTCAAGATTCGGCTGAAACGGCGCTTAACAGCTCAACTGACGTAGTGTTCACTGCTGCTGTATGTAAAGCTGAGCAAAACAAAGCTCAATAA